In Luteitalea sp., the DNA window GACGGTCACGAAGGTGAGGGCTCTCATGGCTTGGGCTTTCGAGTCACGCCTTTCTGTCTGCGTCAAGACGCCGCGAGCGTTCCTGTGACGTAAGCGTCGGTATCGCCAGCTATTCGTCTATGCGAATATATAATGTATCCGATGAGCCTGCGGACGCGCTTCTCGAGGTGACCTCGAGTTGCCTTGATGAACCGGCAGCCAGCCTCCGTGCCCCCTTCTGGCGACTGGCGTGGCGCCGGCGTCTCTCTCGCGGCAGTCGAACTCGCCCCGGCGCTGCTTTGTCAGATCCGATAGTTCATTGCAAAACCAAGGAGAGCCGAATGTTGCCCGTATCTCTTTGGACGTCTTCCACGAGCTACATGGCGACCGACCTTTCATCGGAAACGCCCCCGACTAGGGGGACGACCACTGGGCGATCTCGTAGCACGTCGAGCGCCCAGCGTAGATCGAATCGCTCGCCGAGCCACTCTGGCGTGGCCGTGTCCGGCCCGATGCGGATCGCGGCCGCGGCCAGCCGCGCGGTGCTTGGCGCGAGCGGGTCCCCAACATCGCCGCCCTCGGTGTCCCATCTGGGCGCGGGTGGTGCGGCCGGCAGCAGTCGGCCGTCGGGTCGGCACACGGCGATCGTTCCATCCGGGGCTCGCGTGAGCGTGAAGCCTTCTTCATGCACCGCTCGATGATGTCGACGGCAGAGCAAGGAGAGATTAGTCAGCCGCGTCGCACCTCCGTCGGACCAGTGGACAATATGGTGGACGTCACAGTGCCGCGCCGTACAGCCGGGAAACTGGCAATGGCGATCGCGGGCGGTGAGCGCCCGGCGGATCGCGGGCGGAATCGTCCGCCGCTTCCGTCCGACATCGAGCACCGTGCCATCTGGCGCATGCCGCATCACCACGGTCGCCGCATCGCAGGCGATGCGGCGCGACGTTTCAGCTGAAACGTGCGTCCCGTCCGCATCCTCCAGCACCGCCTGGCCCGCGTCGGACGCAACCGCCTCCCCGTCGGCCGTTCCGGCGTCTGCTTGGACCAACATAACCTTGCGGAGTCTGAGTATTTTACGACGATGTAGTATAATGGCCTGAACTTGCAGCCGCGCACACAGGGGAGGCG includes these proteins:
- a CDS encoding DUF222 domain-containing protein, yielding MLVQADAGTADGEAVASDAGQAVLEDADGTHVSAETSRRIACDAATVVMRHAPDGTVLDVGRKRRTIPPAIRRALTARDRHCQFPGCTARHCDVHHIVHWSDGGATRLTNLSLLCRRHHRAVHEEGFTLTRAPDGTIAVCRPDGRLLPAAPPAPRWDTEGGDVGDPLAPSTARLAAAAIRIGPDTATPEWLGERFDLRWALDVLRDRPVVVPLVGGVSDERSVAM